One genomic region from Rosa rugosa chromosome 1, drRosRugo1.1, whole genome shotgun sequence encodes:
- the LOC133743309 gene encoding 7-deoxyloganetin glucosyltransferase-like: MSSLAVGNKPHVVCIPLPFQSHIKAMLQLAQLLHHRGFHITFVNTEFNHRRFLKSLGPNSLDHFPDFRFETIPDGLPSSDEKDSQDTTLVFKSVRKHFLAPFRNLLNKLNGNINLPVTSIVSDGFLTFSITVAEELGIPIVQFFTLAAVGFMNFKLFPTLVEKGFAPLKDESCMTNDFLDTVIDWVPGLRDIRLRDLSGSWRTTNPDDFKFNFALEAVEGAHKASAVIVHTFEALEPDVLEALSSTTSMLPPVYAIGPLQLLLNQIPEHPLKSLGYSLRKEETKCLQWLNGKAPNSVVYVNFGSIVVMTSHHLIEFSWGLANSKLSFLWVIRPDLVAGESAILPTEFVAETKERGLIANWCPQEKVLNHPSVGAFLTHSGWNSTMESISAGVPMLCWPLVADQRINCLYTCYEWGIGMEISNHVKRDEVQKLIKELMVGEKGKEMKNKVMEWKRLAKEAAGPLGSSSITLNKLVYQVLLSKG; the protein is encoded by the exons ATGAGTTCCTTAGCAGTAGGCAATAAGCCTCATGTTGTCTGCATTCCTTTGCCATTTCAGAGCCACATAAAGGCAATGCTTCAGTTAGCTCAACTCCTCCACCACAGAGGTTTTCATATAACCTTTGTCAACACAGAGTTCAACCACAGGCGCTTTCTTAAATCTCTTGGACCCAACTCTCTTGATCACTTTCCTGATTTTCGGTTTGAAACTATTCCAGATGGCCTTCCTAGTTCAGATGAAAAGGACTCCCAAGACACCACTTTGGTCTTTAAATCTGTCAGAAAACATTTCTTGGCTCCGTTCCGTAACCTCCTCAACAAACTGAATGGAAATATAAATCTTCCGGTGACTAGCATTGTCTCAGATGGCTTCCTGACGTTCAGCATCACAGTTGCCGAAGAACTAGGAATTCCTATAGTGCAGTTCTTTACTTTGGCGGCAGTTGGATTCATGAACTTCAAATTATTTCCCACTTTGGTGGAAAAAGGATTTGCACCCCTTAAAG ATGAGAGCTgtatgacaaatgattttttggACACGGTAATAGATTGGGTTCCGGGACTTAGGGATATCCGTTTAAGGGATCTCTCAGGCTCCTGGAGAACTACAAACCCCGATGACTTCAAGTTTAACTTTGCCTTAGAAGCAGTGGAGGGAGCTCATAAAGCTTCGGCAGTTATTGTTCATACTTTTGAGGCGTTGGAGCCAGATGTTTTGGAAGCCCTATCCAGTACTACATCTATGCTTCCACCTGTTTACGCCATTGGCCCTCTCCAATTACTTCTCAATCAGATACCGGAACACCCTTTGAAGTCTTTGGGATACAGTTTACGGAAAGAAGAAACTAAGTGTCTCCAATGGCTAAATGGTAAGGCACCAAACTCAGTTGTTTATGTGAACTTTGGGAGTATAGTGGTCATGACATCTCATCATCTCATTGAGTTTTCTTGGGGACTTGCAAATAGCAAGCTTTCATTCTTGTGGGTTATTAGACCTGATTTGGTTGCTGGTGAATCTGCGATTTTACCAACCGAGTTTGTggctgaaacaaaggaaagaggtCTTATAGCAAATTGGTGCCCACAAGAGAAAGTCCTTAACCATCCATCAGTCGGTGCATTTTTAACACATAGCGGTTGGAATTCAACTATGGAGAGTATTTCCGCAGGAGTGCCTATGCTCTGTTGGCCATTAGTTGCCGACCAGCGGATCAACTGTCTCTATACTTGCTATGAGTGGGGTATTGGCATGGAGATCAGTAATCATGTGAAGAGAGACGAAGTACAGAAACTCATTAAAGAGTTAATGGTAGGAGAGAAGGGTAAGGAAATGAAAAATAAGGTCATGGAGTGGAAGAGACTTGCAAAAGAGGCCGCTGGTCCACTTGGTTCTTCGTCCATAACCTTAAACAAATTAGTGTATCAAGTGCTACTAAGCAAAGGTTAG
- the LOC133725811 gene encoding 7-deoxyloganetin glucosyltransferase-like translates to MSSLAGGYKPHVVCIPLPFQSHIKAMLQLAQLLHHRGFHITFVNTDFNHKRFLKSLGPNSLDRFPDFRFETIPDGLPSSDEKESQDIPLLCDSLRRNCLAPFRNLVNKLNGNMNLPVTSIVSDGFLTFTITVAKELGIPTAQFFTLAAVGFMSFKIFPTLVEKGFAPLKDESCITNEFLDTVIDWVPGVKDIHLRDLSGSWRTTNPDDISFNFALEAVEGAHKASAVIVHTFEALEPDVLEALSSTTSMLPPVYAIGPLQLLLNQIPEHPLKSVGYSLRKEETECLQWLNGKIPNSVVYVNFGSVVVMTPQHLIEFAWGLANSKLPFLWVIRSDLVAGKSAILPPEFVAETKERGLTASWCPQDQVLNHPSIGGFLTHSGWNSTMESISAGVPMLCWPLIGDQRINCHYTCCEWGIGMEISNDVKRDEVQKLIEELMVGEKAKKLKNKVMEWKILAKEATAPLGSSTMTLDNLVKQVLLSKD, encoded by the exons ATGAGTTCCTTAGCAGGAGGCTATAAGCCTCATGTTGTCTGCATTCCTTTGCCATTTCAGAGCCATATAAAGGCAATGCTTCAGTTAGCTCAACTCCTCCACCACAGAGGTTTTCATATAACCTTTGTCAACACAGACTTCAACCACAAGCGCTTTCTTAAATCCCTTGGACCCAACTCTCTTGATCGCTTTCCTGATTTTCGGTTTGAAACTATTCCTGATGGCCTTCCAAGTTCGGATGAAAAGGAGTCCCAAGACATCCCTTTGCTTTGTGATTCCCTCAGAAGAAATTGCTTGGCTCCGTTCCGTAACCTCGTCAACAAACTGAATGGCAATATGAATCTTCCGGTGACTAGCATTGTCTCGGATGGCTTCCTGACATTCACCATCACAGTTGCCAAAGAACTTGGAATTCCTACAGCGCAGTTCTTTACTTTGGCCGCAGTTGGATTCATGAGCTTCAAAATATTTCCCACTTTGGTGGAAAAAGGATTTGCACCCCTTAAAG ATGAGAGCTGTATAACAAATGAATTTTTGGACACGGTAATAGACTGGGTTCCGGGAGTGAAAGATATCCATTTAAGGGATCTCTCAGGCTCCTGGAGAACCACAAACCCCGATGACATCTCGTTTAACTTCGCCTTAGAAGCAGTGGAGGGAGCTCATAAAGCTTCGGCAGTTATTGTTCATACTTTTGAGGCGTTGGAGCCAGATGTTTTGGAAGCTCTGTCCAGCACTACATCTATGCTTCCACCTGTTTACGCCATTGGCCCTCTCCAATTACTTCTCAATCAGATACCGGAACACCCTTTGAAGTCTGTTGGATACAGTTTACGCAAAGAAGAAACTGAGTGCCTCCAATGGCTAAATGGTAAGATACCAAACTCAGTTGTGTATGTGAACTTTGGGAGTGTAGTGGTCATGACACCTCAACATCTCATTGAGTTTGCTTGGGGACTTGCAAATAGCAAGCTTCCCTTCTTGTGGGTTATTAGATCTGATTTGGTTGCTGGTAAATCTGCAATTTTGCCACCTGAGTTTGTagctgaaacaaaggaaagaggtCTAACAGCAAGTTGGTGTCCACAAGACCAAGTGCTCAACCATCCATCAATTGGAGGATTTTTAACACACAGCGGTTGGAATTCAACCATGGAGAGTATTTCTGCTGGAGTTCCGATGCTCTGTTGGCCATTAATTGGTGACCAGCGGATCAACTGTCACTATACTTGCTGTGAGTGGGGTATTGGCATGGAGATCAGTAATGATGTGAAGAGAGACGAAGTACAGAAACTCATTGAAGAGTTAATGGTAGGAGAGAAGGCTAAGAAACTGAAAAATAAGGTCATGGAGTGGAAGATACTAGCAAAAGAGGCCACTGCTCCACTTGGTTCGTCAACCATGACATTAGACAATTTAGTTAAGCAAGTGCTATTAAGCAAAGATTAG
- the LOC133725810 gene encoding 7-deoxyloganetin glucosyltransferase-like yields the protein MLHLNLEDGLLQQALAISVASYHRSHIKAMLQLAQLIHHRGFHITFVNTQFNHKRFLKSLGPNSLDCLPDFRFETIPDGLPSSDEDDTQDLTLLCEAVRTHCLAPFRNLLIKLNGDKSLPVVTCIASDGFLPFTITVAEELGIPIAQFFTLAAVGFMNFKVFPTLVEKGFAPLKDESCMTNEFLDTVIDWVPGLKDIRLKDLSGSWRTTNPDDFKLNFALEAVEGAHKASAVIVQSFEALEQDVLEALSSTASMLPPVYAIGPLQLLLNQIPEHPLKSVGYSLRKEETECLQWLNGKIPNSVVYVNFGSVVVMTPQHLIEFAWGLANSKLSFLWVIRPDLVAGESAILPPEFVTETKERGLIASWCPQEKVLNHPSVGAFLTHSGWNSTMESISAGVPMLCWPLLGDQRINCRYTCYEWGIGMEISNDVKRDEVKKLVEELMVGEKGKEMKTKVMEWKKLAEEAAGPLGSSLITLDNLVYQVLLSN from the exons ATGCTCCACTTGAATTTGGAGGACGGTCTGCTTCAACAAGCACTTGCTATAAGTGTGGCAAGCTATCACCGG AGCCATATAAAGGCAATGCTTCAGTTAGCTCAACTCATCCACCACAGAGGTTTTCATATAACCTTTGTCAACACACAGTTCAACCACAAGCGCTTTCTTAAGTCTCTTGGACCCAACTCTCTTGATTGCTTGCCTGATTTTCGGTTTGAGACTATTCCGGATGGTCTTCCAAGTTCAGATGAAGATGACACCCAAGACCTCACTTTGCTTTGTGAGGCCGTCAGAACACATTGCTTGGCTCCGTTTCGTAACCTCCTCATCAAACTGAATGGCGACAAGAGTCTTCCTGTAGTGACTTGCATTGCCTCGGATGGTTTCCTCCCATTCACTATCACAGTTGCTGAAGAGCTTGGAATTCCTATAGCGCAGTTCTTTACTTTGGCGGCAGTTGGATTCATGAACTTTAAAGTATTTCCCACTTTGGTTGAAAAAGGATTTGCACCCCTCAAAG ATGAGAGTTGTATGACAAATGAATTTTTGGACACGGTAATAGATTGGGTTCCAGGACTGAAGGATATCCGTTTAAAGGATCTCTCAGGCTCCTGGAGAACTACAAACCCCGATGACTTCAAGCTTAACTTCGCCTTAGAAGCAGTGGAGGGAGCTCATAAAGCTTCAGCAGTTATTGTTCAGAGTTTTGAGGCGTTGGAGCAGGATGTTTTGGAAGCTCTATCCAGCACTGCATCTATGCTTCCACCTGTTTACGCCATTGGCCCTCTCCAATTACTTCTCAATCAGATACCGGAACATCCTTTGAAGTCTGTGGGATACAGTTTACGGAAAGAAGAAACTGAGTGCCTCCAATGGCTTAATGGTAAGATACCAAACTCAGTTGTGTACGTGAACTTTGGGAGTGTAGTGGTCATGACACCTCAACATCTCATTGAGTTTGCTTGGGGACTTGCAAATAGCAAGCTTTCATTTTTGTGGGTTATTAGACCTGATTTGGTTGCTGGTGAATCTGCGATTTTACCACCCGAGTTTGTGacagaaacaaaggaaagaggtCTTATAGCAAGTTGGTGCCCACAAGAGAAAGTTCTTAACCATCCATCAGTTGGAGCATTTTTAACACATAGCGGTTGGAATTCAACTATGGAGAGTATTTCCGCAGGAGTGCCTATGCTCTGTTGGCCATTACTTGGTGACCAGCGGATCAACTGTCGCTATACTTGCTATGAGTGGGGTATTGGCATGGAGATCAGTAATGATGTGAAAAGAGATGAAGTAAAGAAACTTGTTGAAGAGTTAATGGTTGGAGAGAAGGGTAAGGAAATGAAAACTAAGGTCATGGAGTGGAAGAAACTAGCAGAAGAGGCCGCTGGTCCACTTGGTTCTTCGCTTATAACCTTGGACAATTTAGTATATCAAGTGCTACTAAGTAATTAA